The following DNA comes from Capsicum annuum cultivar UCD-10X-F1 chromosome 7, UCD10Xv1.1, whole genome shotgun sequence.
taaatatttcttttgaagAAAGTAGGAATTTGAGCTTTGGGGTAGGGGataaggtaagaaaaaaattaaaatatttttttggatgagGGTGGGGATCTGGGTAGGGGAGTGAGGATGGGGtaaggaaaattttaaattttttaaaaaatatatttattttattttggaggGGGTAGGGAGGGTTGGTAGGGGTGAGGGATCGGGTAGGGGGGAGGAGTAGGAGTAGGGGTTTGGATTTTGGGTAGGAAATGaggtaataaaaaaatttgaattttttttttttaaataggggtggtaggggtgggggtggggttagGGGATTAGGGATCGGAGTAGggatgagtgattttgagagttgtatgaacaatTCAATTTAAGGGTGAGGTTGAACGAGAATgctgaaaaatgtttttcttgctttttgaaggaaagtcattttacttatatttaagaaaaataagttgatttgaaaaaacattttttaaaacatttaagtcaaccaaacataagaaaattaaaaatattttcataccaAAAACACTCGAAGTGTCTATCTTATGACTAGGGGTGTacaaatcgaaccgttaagtcaAATCGAATCGATGAATTAAACCAAATCGGGGAAAAAAACCgtcttatgatttggtttggtgttggcaaaaaaaaatcgatcattcttggtttggtttgatattagcaaaaataaaatcaaaccgaacccaaaccgaaccgacgtaatacaaataaaattttaattttttatacgtaaaaaatactacttataatctactttctaattacttttagtaattttttttttatattcagaaaataaatatatattcttgggcctttaattatagtatttttccattaataacaaattaatacaaaactcaatattaatataaaaaactaaaaatctttAATTGCTTCACTTGTTACATTTTACTTTTCAAGCTTTCAtagagttctcattattttctcatcttacttttctcattcgtcaatttgtgatttaggtttgtttctcttttttttttttttttatggaattaagttataattaattactttattaagttaaatttttaataaattatctcCAATTCTTCGttcttttgtatgctcacattttatgcgAAGGGAATTTTCAGACAAGCTAGTGTGattagtgacttagaaattgaagtattgggtatccacataatattactttgagagatagtagtttagccgtcttagtaatttgtcaacttaatttttattgaaacaactctatgatcatttttttttttatctttttagtgaaaacatttaatttttttcttcaatcacattataattgtaaaaaaaaatcgaaaaaacCAATAAACCccgactaaaaccaaaataaaaaaaacgattgtatattgatttgatttggtttatagatttagaaaaccgacattattggtttggttatattttaataaaaaatcgaacGAATCCAACCTATGTACAGCCCTTTATGACAAATGTAGAAAGCGAGAAATTCTTTATGCTTTAATGGTGATAAATATGATCCTATTGTAAATAATGCAACAGTTTCTTATGAACATTTGAAACATATAATGAGATAATCTAAAGTGGTTTactgagaaaaaaaaatctatatttatatacttGATAGGCAGAAGCTGCAGTTCCAAAAAGAAAACCATTTGGAAACTCTGATCTCTTCACCTCTTCTTCCAAGCTATTATTTGTGACTTTATTTGAACAAACATGTTGCAATAttaagaggaaaaaaatgaaaaaggagtacttcttcatttttctttttctgtgGACTGAACTAAGGATAAAATTGTAGTACAAACAAACTAATCATGTTAGGTAGATAAATAACATAGTGTTTCATTAGGCTTAACTTCTTGAACATACGATTCTTTTTATCCACTCATTTTTCACCTAAACTAACTCATCGAAAATGCATCGTGAAAAACATATTCTCATTAAAACACCGAGAAGCTTCTGAATTCTTTCGTAtgaaaacatttttattttttattttttcactgaTTCAATCGTAATATTCCTCATATATTAAATTGATAATTGAATCGATAAAATATTCATTTCGGAATAGTTTTGAGCATTAGTGAGCGATTTTCGATTTAACGAAGATGCTcctttaaattttttcctttctttggttTTCATTTGCTCATGTATACATTATCTTTAACTCCTGTTTAAATGAAACGAATTTGATGAACATTTTTCATTTAAACAATCATATTATTCATGTAGAGCTCCGTTCATAGATAATAGTAACATACAAATTTATGTTGCTCgtactcttcaaaaatgtcaatgatTGTGTGTCAGGTCTTTCAGAagcaaaataattttgaaggatTTAACATGAATGTGACATCATTTTTGAAGAGTCGAGCGATATAGTGAATACTAGTACTTTTGCAGGACTATTTGTCTGATAAATGATCTGCTGCTTGTGCATACTTCAATGAAATTGCCTTTCCTGTTTCTTCACCATTGAGGCTGCTGTTGGTCAAGAAATCTCTATACCATTTGGCTGAAAGCTTGGGAACTCGATCTAAAGTAGCGCGATCAACATAGTATAAACCAAATTTCAACTCGTATCCATCTGTCCACTCGAAATTATCCATCAAGCTCCAAATGAAATAACCGCGTACATCAGCACCTTTCCTAAAAGTTTCCATACAAAGGCAACAAAGGTTTAGCTATTTCTTCATTTCGCGACAAAGTTTGGGTTGGTTGAGTCATGACTCGTTTATTAGTTTGCCACATCTTGTCTCGTCCAAGTTTGACTCAACCTGCTCATTTGTCACCTCTAGGTTTCCCATAACGTGTTGTTTTAGTAAGTGAGGATGAGAGGGGAGTACATTTACCTGATAGCCTTAGCCAAAGAtgcaagatatgatttatggaattCGACTCGCTTAATATCATGTTGTAATTCATCCGCTTGTGCAGTAGTAGGATTCAGGGAAGAGTAGCCTGCAATGTACCTCATAAATCAGTTTTTTGACAAACTAGATATACTTTGAACGACTTGATAGCGTAAAAAGTTGTTCACAATGATGGTGTGACACTATGCACACTTGGAGTACAATGTATCTCataaagtgtacgcagaccttacctctacctcgtagagatagagaggttgtttgtgatagaccctcaaTAATTACATGCAAAGTGAATGAGGCCGATGATTCACCATTTTCAGTGACAAACATGGGTTTGTTATGATATCGCTTCGTCATATAGTCCACAATCTCCTCCATTCCTTTAGGAACCACAAAAAATCGAGACATTCCTGTCTATGGAAAACAGGAAAAACATAttacaagaagaaaaaaaatgaaatcttggGTGTAGGGAAAGCAAAGTTTACGATTAAGTAACAATTTGTACCGGTTCTCCGATAGAAACACCATCTTTTTCTGCTAGAGTTATGAGATAGCCGTGGATAGGGTGATCCCCACCCGCAATGCAACTAGAATTGGAGCAAACGCAGGTTGAATAAATGCAATCCTTAGCGTACAGAGTGCCATAGTGGTTTATTCCCATGAAGTCAATACTATCTTTGATAAGCTTTCGTTCATCTGAGGTGAAACTCGGTAGTGTATCTAAAAGATATTTACGCATTTCTGGAGGGTAATCTCCATGTACCAAAGGATCAAAAACCCTGAGATAAGAGGTCACTGGCACATCAAGATATATAAAGCAAGACGTACAAGGTTCAAGTACTATGATTCTTCCACAAAGTTTATGGactctttgattttgattaaacAGAAGGACCAAGAGACCGAATAAGTACAATTTCACCAAACGCTGAAACTTTTGTACTTCTTCTTTTTGTTATTACTGCCTGATTACAGTGAGAAATTTGAATATCGAGATGGGAGCATCAAATAGTGGAATCATCCACGTTAAAAGAATCAGAGAAAATAACCAAACAGCGCAAGAAAAAAGCTTGGGCACGTTAGGTGCTAGAGAGAGGTCATGGGCAATTGATACGTCACAAGTTTAAACTTCAAAATCTGAGGCAATATATGAATGATCTCTTGAGTTTTCTCAAAGATGTGGAAACTTGTTGCCATAATAGCAAAAAACAACTCAACTACTAGTTAATTGTCTTATAAATCCTGGGTTAGATTTTCAACATTTAACAGGTAGTTAACGATATGCTACTGCCAATGCATGTACGAGCCTGCTAAAGGCCAAGTTATAAGGCAGTAAGACTTACCAAGCAGCGGTAAATACAAAAGCCCTGTAAGCAGCATCCCGGTCATAGGCATTATTCATTAATGGTTTATACATAAATGAATGTACAACAATTCCTACCAATCCACCATACTTAGGCTGCAAATAATAGCATCAAATTTGAGTAAGCACATGTTACACTATTTGAGAAGTTGAGTGAATAGGCGACAAAGAGACTCTTGCCTGAAAATGCTCGCGATATAGTTTTGCAGCCTTGGCATGTGCCAATAACATGTTATGCATTGCAACAAGAGGTTCGGTATCAGAATTTCCAGCTGAACAGTTACCAAAAGGCGGGGTGCAACGAGCAGGAGGGTACACTCCACGCACATAGGCCATTTCTGCAAACATATTTGGCTCATTGATTGTGGTCCAGTACTTCACTCTATCGCCAAAACTCTCGAAACAAATCTGAGCAAAATAGAGAAATTCTTCCCTATTATGAAAAAATGGGACACAATTAAAACGGACATCCTTAAGATTGACAGCTAATGTACCATAACAATTTACACAAAGAAACATACTGCATAATAGGATTAAGCCAGGCCCCATATTTTTCCTCGAGTTCTTGTGGATGGTCGTGGTGATTGAGAGTCACAAATGGTGTTATTCCTGCAATCATACGCCACATTTCTATAATCTAAGCACAACATCCAAGAATCTTGCCAACTAAAAATTAGTACCATCTGCAAACATTACACCTTTGAGTAAGAGAGAATCGATGAGTTTGTCGTAGAACATAACACCAGCAAAATTCACTTTACCAAACCCTCCTCCTATACAAATTCAACGTCAGAGATTCATAAAACATAAGCAAAATACATAATCCGATTAAGACAGCATCGAGGGAACAAAAAGATAACAGAATGTACTAGGAAGAACTCTGCTCCACGAGATGGAGAAACGATACGAATTCAAGCCAATAGAGTGCATCAACTCAACATCTTCCTGCAATAATTTAAGGAATCACAAAGTTGCTATTTATGGAAGGtactaaaaaaacaaacaaacaacaagtCAAAATCTAGAGACTCGACCTGAAACCGATGGTAATGATCATccgctatatctccattatctccGTTCTTTATCCTTCCTAAAACCATTTAAAAGTGGAAATCATACTCAGTCTGAgcataagaaaataaatcaaatagaCCTCAAAAAATGATAACTAAGAAATGAACCTTGGCTAAATTCAACCTAAAGCTACCTCTAAATCCTCAGCTAATGTAGCATCTACCACCCCATCACGCCCAAGACTAGACATCTAGAGAGTCGACAATATAACATGGGCGCCCAACATCATAGTAAACCAAGAACCTAGACTCAGGCATGGTTAAAAAATGGAcgaaaaagggacaaatatacctccgaactatgataaatggtacgtatatatactccgtcatactttgggtacagatatgcccctaccgttaatgaaatggtacggatatgcccctcacactaacggtaggggcatatgtgtacccaaagtacGACGAAGAGTATATATCAGTAATAACTCAACCCAATAACTAGTTTACATGAGTATTGCCCAAGACCACAATAGCTTGTTCACAAGGTGATTGTTTCCCGAGACCCCATTTACAGAATTAACCCGAACACCTTCCCACTCAACCACATAAACTTAAAATAGCCCgcaaatatataatatatgcataatccatgtacaaaatatgtataaccATGTATAATTACTGCATCAAAAAATACGAAAATGGGTATTTACCATTAGTATGACTAAAAACATCCCAATTACTCAACCCTTTGCCATCTTCAAGAAATGCCCCTTCaatctgtttaaaaaaaaaacaaaaagaatcaaacatattcaaaaataaaaataataataacaattatgGTGAAGTGACACATTAAAAGAGCAGAAAATACTTGATAAGCAGAAGTAGCAGCTCCAAAAAGAAACCCATCTGGGAAATTTGATCTCTTCACATTATTCAGTTCCTCAAAAGAATTTACAGATACAAATAGTAAAAAACACAGAAATAATAAGCTGCTGAAATAATTACTGCTGCTTTTCATTTGGAGTttaatcaactaaaataattacCAATCTAACTCTCTATTTGTTGCGGTCAAAATCAACTAACATTAACTAAAAAAGAACAGCATGGTACACTTAAAGTGGTCAATATAAGTTACCAACATATTCGGGGTTCAAAGAAGGAtaccataaaaatatattatattaaaaaataatactacaaaGTATTTGAAGCTAGATGGAGTTGATGAACTTTATCTACCAAAAATAGCTATTATTACAAgaggagaaaattgaagaatgttTAATTGAAGTACCTGACATCAACTGGGACCATAGGATCCAACTCTTGATTATCTATTACTACTATCTATTTCATATTAATTGACGTAtgttactaaaaataattaacatataTTAACTCGTCgtcttattaaataaaaaaatattaattaatattttcgaTATTACACTTGCAGTtaattctttctaaaaatattcaCACGTATttgtagaatttaaaaaaaaaaaatccaaggactgaattaataaaattatctttttatttaaaatttttaacatACTAATATAAGACGGAGAGAGTACTTACAATTGATTTTatctgtattttttaaaaaaaaaaaaagaaaattaaatttataattttaaattaaaattacgtaaaatatatcatgtgattttCATAATGATAACAAGGGAAATAAAAAAGCATTGCGATGAAATGAGGATGTTGAAAATTAAACACTTCCTAAATTGTTTATCCAAAAAAAAGGtactattaaatattaattatttgtcTAAAAAAGAGATAACAGGCAAAAAGATATTTGTCTATCAGCAACGAATGGCTCGTAGCTGTTGTAcgtattataattaattaatttaaaattaggaGTAGGTGAGAAAGCCATCTAAtctctccgtttcatattagttgatccatataaatttgacacatttattaaaaaaatattaattacgagtttattttattaaattaatcttattaattttactttaaaaatataaatttgagtaaatacactttatttagtcatttaatgttaagaataatattgaaagaacataataaaatttttttgatttcaATCAAAGGTACAACtatattgaaacaaatatttttaaaaagaaggtCAATTAAAACGAAACGAAGAAAGTACTATCAGAAATCACATAAATAGCAGGTCCAATCATTGACATTAAATTAAAGTattaacattttttcaaaaataatccgatacacaaagtattatatattaacatgatttgaagaaaaaacatattttgaaaagtGTGATGTGAACAACTTACCATAGCGTAAGCATTATAGGTCAAAAAGGACAACTTTATAGTGTTAGAAATGTAAAATGACAAACTTACAAAGGGGTGTTGAATTTAagtgtttttaatttttgacaATTATTTGTATTAATTAAAGTATTAAACACATGGACTTTTAGccaactataaatatatttagtgGGTTCTAAGTAATGTTATAGTAGTTGCTTATTCGAAACTCAAACAGAGAGCAAATGCACAAAtgcttcttgatttttttcaattCCAAAGTCAGGATTAAAAGTCACATGCGtgtcatgtgtttgaatttagagtttatattatttaattataattaattaatatatatttagttaattaatCATAACAAAAAATATTAGTGCGTGTAAGTTTTTACAGTCATATCCTTCCTTCATTTCCTCTTTCTATTAATAATTTTCACCTAGTATTTTGAAAGCAACAATGACAGGTTTGTTGGTTAAATTAAGTACATATGACAAAACAGGTAAATGGCCTCTCCAccaaaataatactccctccgttccattttatgtgtcgctatTTGATCGggtacggagtttaagaaaaaaggaaagacttggtaaagtttaccaaattatcctttatcaaaaaatgtgtcaatatcttttttttaattaagttggACCAATAAAGGTAAAAGAATAATTGTATCTTTAAAAAGTTGCCTAATAAGAAAAGACGACACTTATATTGggacagactaaaaaggaaatgatgacacataatttgagacggagggagtatctaAGAAATGTATATCTTTTATACATTGTATCTaacaagtaaataaatatatacatattttagataaaactaaaataaatttcaatacaTTAGCTAACTTTATCTCACCTCTAAGATAGTAGTACAGACTccgtacattctaccctctctAGACTCCACTATGTTGGAATATACTGATaaaggtgtcaagtgggccgggccgagCCAAACCGGAACCGGCCCGTTTAGTTTAACCGGGTTGTGGGCCAGTTCCGGTCCAGGTTGGGTTAGGTGGGCCAGGCGGTtccgggttcaacagtaaaaatgttgaaaacaaccctgaaccggcccgcttaacccaacccggttaaatccacctaaacccggtcaaatccggttaaaaatcggtcaaacccttttaaaagaaaatgaaaaatccaatatacactacatacactacaattatatacactatatacacttcaatatatactatatacactacaatta
Coding sequences within:
- the LOC107878687 gene encoding beta-glucosidase 18, translated to MKSSSNYFSSLLFLCFLLFVSVNSFEELNNVKRSNFPDGFLFGAATSAYQIEGAFLEDGKGLSNWDVFSHTNGRIKNGDNGDIADDHYHRFQEDVELMHSIGLNSYRFSISWSRVLPRGGFGKVNFAGVMFYDKLIDSLLLKGITPFVTLNHHDHPQELEEKYGAWLNPIMQEEFLYFAQICFESFGDRVKYWTTINEPNMFAEMAYVRGVYPPARCTPPFGNCSAGNSDTEPLVAMHNMLLAHAKAAKLYREHFQPKYGGLVGIVVHSFMYKPLMNNAYDRDAAYRAFVFTAAWVFDPLVHGDYPPEMRKYLLDTLPSFTSDERKLIKDSIDFMGINHYGTLYAKDCIYSTCVCSNSSCIAGGDHPIHGYLITLAEKDGVSIGEPTGMSRFFVVPKGMEEIVDYMTKRYHNKPMFVTENGYSSLNPTTAQADELQHDIKRVEFHKSYLASLAKAIRKGADVRGYFIWSLMDNFEWTDGYELKFGLYYVDRATLDRVPKLSAKWYRDFLTNSSLNGEETGKAISLKYAQAADHLSDK